The genomic interval GAGTATGCTGAATCTCGGACGCCAAACACCATTCGGTGCCTTCATCATTACCGATACACGAATCGGTCAGAACTACGGATTTGAGGATTCGTACCAAAACGGTCGAGTCTTCCTGCCACTGCACCTGCAACCGGGAACGAACATGTTCTTCGGGTCGCTTGGGGGCTCGGTGGACGCCGATGGCGACTTCGCCGGGAACTTCGGCGGGGGCTACCGGCACTTTGTCCGCGAGGCCCAACGGATCTATGGGATCTCCGGTTGGTACGACATTGACGACTCGGGGAATCAAACCTACGAGCGGGTCGGTGTCAGCCTGGAGACCATGGGGCAGTATTTCGACGTCCGCGCCAACGGTTACGTGGTCATTAGCGAAGATCGAGATGTCCTCAGCCAAGGGCTCGACATCTTGTACCGCGGCCGATCGCTGCTGTTCAACGACTTCCTCATCGCCGAGAACGCCTACAGCGGTGGTGATGTGGAAATCGGGGGCTTGATGCCAGGGCTCGGTCGTTATGGGGTGTACGGCTACCTTGGCGGATACCACCTCACATCAGACGAAGGTGGCGACACGACAGGGGTGTCTCTCCGGTCGAACACCGTGGTGACCGAAAACTTCAATGTCGGAACCACCTTCACCTACGACGAGAAATTCGGAAGCAACTTCTTCACGAATTTGGTCTTCACCTTCCCGATGAAGCGGCCAAAACGCTTGTTCTCGCCGAAGACGATGATTCAACGGCTGGCCGAACCGGTGGAACGAACACAGCGTATCCCGGTTCACATCGAACGCGAAGACAACTTCAGCTTGGCCGTCGACTCCAAAACCAACCGAGCGATTCAGGTTTTGCATGTCGACCCCAACAATACCCAATCGGGTGACGGTTCGTTCGAGAACCCATACCGCGATGTCAACTCGCTGCATGCGGACAACAATTCGGATATCAGTATCATCCGTATCATCCCGCATGACTTGAACACCGGCATCAACCTCGCGTTGTCGCAAACGCTGGAACTCTACGACTTCCAACGATTGCTCGGTGCATCGCTGCCACACAATGTGCTGACCACACGTGGTAGCTTCAGTCTGCCCGGTCTTGTCTCTGGTGAGCGTCCAGTGCTCTCACACGCAGGCGGAGGCGACATCGTTCGATTGGCAGATTGCAACGAGGTGTCCGGCTTCTTCTTCCAAGGCAATGCACTGACGGCAGGGCGTGCGATTGTCGGGAACGAAATTGACACCTTCAACATCAACCGCAACATCGATCCCGATGCCCGCTTGGGTGTGGACTTGGTTGACGCCGTCGGTGTCGGCTTGATCTCCAACAACATTTTCCGAGGCAACCGCGAAGGTGGTGTGCGAATCGCGAACAACACCAACGCCAACGGACCACTGTCGCTAACAGTCGTCAACAACGACTTCGAAACCAACGGTGGAGCGGGTTTGAACGTCATTCTTCGCAACGACGCGAAAGCCGCCGTCACTGTTGACGGGAACATCGTGCAGAACACGCTCGATGACAACACCGAAGATACGCGAGTCGCCGGGGACGCGTTGGCGTTCCAGTTGGAAGGGTCTACCAACCTCGAAAACGCGACGGCTGAGTTCACCGAGCTGTTCATCACCAACAACATTATTGGTAGCGATACCGACACCGAGTGGGGGAACGACCGACACGGGATCTTCATCCACTGGGAAGAAGAAACCAACTTGCAGGACGTGTTCATCGCGAACAACCTGATCTCCCGCAACGGACGTTTCAACAGCACCTTGGTGGATGATCGCTTCTCCGGTGGGGACGGGATTCACTTCCGCCGCTTGGACAACGCCACGCTGACACGAAGCGGTCGTTACGACAGCATCACCAGCCCGGCAACGATCTACGCCAACAGCATCATCAACAACGGTTTCGGTGCCACGATCGCAACGCCAACCGGCTTCAACCCAGTGACGGAAACCAACACCATCACCGGAACGGCAAGCATCTACGGCAACGGGATTGGCATTCGTGCCAGCGAAGGTGGCGAAGATCGTCTCGACTTCGAAATCTTGGACAACGACATCTACACGAACAACCGTTACGGGATCAGCATGTACGTGCAAGCGGATGCCCGGATCAAAGCCGACATCCGTCGCAACTTGATCAACCAAAACGGTCTCACCGGGATTTACACCAGCGAACGTATCGGTGCTGAAGCCGACCTGCGGGAGATCGGTGGAACCTGGATGGCCAACCGCATCATCGGTAACGGTGTTGGCGGTGTCACCGGGGACTACCTCACCGGTGGTGGTGGTATCCGATTGGATGCGACAGTCACGAACATCTTCAACGTGATCGATCCAGACGAAGATGCCGGCCGCTTGAACATCCTCGGCAACCTGATCGCCGACAACGGCCTGGACGGGATCGAAATCAACGCTGGCGGTCGCATCCTGATCGACAGCAACGAAATCAAGAACAACGGAACCAACGCTGGAGCATCGCTCTCGTCTGAACAAGCCCTCTTGGTGCTCTCAGACACTGGGGTCGAAGTCTTCGACACCGTGCGAGGCCGAATTGTTGGGGAAGACAACGGGAACGGGATCGACATCAACGCCGTCATGCGTGGCAACAACGGTTACATCTACAACCAAGCCGCGTATGAACCGGAAGACATGGTCAGCCCGACATTCTTCGGTGTCTACACACCACTGCAAACCACGACACCACTGTTCGTGGAAATCTATCGCAACTCAGTCCGAGAAAACCGCAACGACGGCTTGGAAATTCGCCACGCGAACAATCCTTCCGAGTTGCACGACGCTCCACTTCACGCCGGTCACTTCCCGGTCAACGTGGTTGCTCGAGACAACACGATCGAAACCAACGGTGGACGCGGCGTGGACATCTTGAACCAAGGTGGTGGACGAACCCCGGAGAACGTCAACGACTTCTTGCCGGAAACCGGTGCGAACACCAGTGTTAATCCGCCAAACTCGACGGTCGCAGGGACTTCCAACCAATTCAGTCCGACTGATACGACCATCAGCTTGGTGGGGAACAAGATTGCCTCGAACGCCAAAGAAGGGATTTACGTGGTCAACACGGCGTCGCTCACCCAAGGTCAAGCGGGGAACACTCCGATTCCTGGTGGCGAACCATTGTTGAACGATACGGAAGACCCAACCCGTGGTCTCAACAACGACGGGGAAATCGATTCCGTCGCTCGGTTGGCCTTGGAAGTCGATGGCAACTTGGTCATCAAGAACGGTCAACAACTCGGGACCGATTCCGAGTCTGAGCAAAACATCGACACCATCACCGGTTCTGGTCTTGTGATTCGTGTTGGTACGCAGGATCAAGGAGCTGTCTCCTTGTTAGCTGAGACGGTGCCCAACACCAACCCGGTTCAAATCCTGGCGTTCCGCGACTTCGCGAGTGCACCAGCAGGCTTTGCGAACGCCGATGTGAGTCTCTACGGTGAAACCGGCTTCCGCAACGCGGACGAAATCTTGGCACTCACCACGGAAGAGTATCAAACCCTCGGATTCTTCAACATCTTGCAACCCGGCGGTGTGATCGGCAAAGTGACCAACAACGGTCTAGATGAGTCCGGTAACTTTGACCCTTACACGGGTTTCGAAGGCAACTTCGGTTCGGATGTCTACATCGAATCGTTCACCTCGACGCCTTCCGGTGGGGCCAACCCGGTTATCGCTCGCTTCGACTTGCTCTTCGAGAACAACCGCGGGGATGCCTTGGACGTGACCAACTTCGGAGCCTTCTACGGTGCCGGCGGATCGCGTGAGAACGCTCAACGTCTCGCAGGTGCGGCGAACTCCGGAAGTCTGTTCCAACCTATTCTCGGTCGCGTGGTCGGTGTGCACCGTGGTGCCGTGTTCGACTTCGATCCGAACGACACCAACCCAAGCACCACTCAGTTCGACGTGCTCGACGAGCTTGATCCGGGTGCCAACACCCCGATCGACGACCGAACCGGTGGTATCTACGACGGACTGTTGGTCGAATTCGGTGTGAACCAGTTGTCGAGTGCGACGGCTGCAGGCTACGCATCCTCGACCATCGTCGACAAAGGAAACCTGACCGACATCGATCCAAACACACCAGGACCACAACGCGGCAGCCGCTTCACCGTGGCTCCGGCATTCGGAACACCGCAAACTGGTGCCTTCCAAATCCAACTGTCGCGACCTGATGTGTTCGACGTGGTCTACATTGACCCCGCCACCGGCAACCCATTGACGGCTGCTCAAGTTGCAGGTCTTGCAGGCACCGGAACGTTGGGTGGTCAGAACCTGGTTGTGCGATTCTTGGATGAAATCGACTACAACGGTGACGGCACCGACAACGCCTTCGACGACACCTTGCAACCGACCGCTGCCATCAACGCAGCTCCGACACTGGTCAACAACTGGCTGTTGAACAACGGGCAAGTCCCCGCCAACCCAACGCCAGCAGACTTGGCTAACCCGAACCGCTTCCACGTGGACGGCACGAACGTCGTCGACAACATCGGGATCGGTGTCCGAGCTGGGGAAACGGCTGTGGCCAGCTCTGGCGAACAACTGCCAACCGGAACGACAGCACAGAACACCTTGCAAGTTGCAGGTTCGGCTGTTGCTCCTCGGGACGGCAACTTGTTCATCATCACTCAGGCATTCGGGTCCGGTCCTTCGAGCTTCCGAGTTAGTGGTGCTCAAACCGGTCCGAACATCGGAGTCGAAACCAACCAGTTCACCACAGGTAACCTAGGCTTCGACGACGCTGTCTCACTCGAATCCGGTGGTGCTTCGACAACCAACGAACTGCCATTCGAATGGGATGAACTCCCAACGGATAACCGTCAGCGAATCCTCGATATCTTCGAGAGCTACAATCGCGGACCACTGCCGAACGCTCCTATCGAGACGTTCCGGGATTGGCAACGAGATGGTCGCTAACTGAACTGACGGATTGATCTCGACCACGAAACACGGGTCGCTCGGAAACGGGCGGCCCGTTTTTTTGTGGTTGGGCACTGGAAAATCGACCGTTCGCAGTGCCGACGTGACATGCCCGCCCCAACTCGACTACAATGATGCGTCTCACGTCCTTCGTTGCATTCGGAGCCCGTCGGTATGGCTGCGCATTCTGCTCGATTTAATCATACGGCCCGCACCGTCCTGCGAATACCATTCGTTGCCGGTTTGCTTTGGGCTGGGCTCGCTGTTCCGGGGTTTGTCCGAATCGGGCATGCGGCGGGGCAATCGACCGAGCGGAAATCCCCGACGCACGGCATTCAGATCATTTACGACAGCCGATGGGCGGGAACGCGGCATGGAGGGTATTACCCGGTCCGCATGCGACTGACGAACACCGCCGAAACCGTGCAAATCGGCATCAAGTTCATCCCAGACAACGCCGGTGAACTCCCAGTTGTCGAAGAACCGCCGTTTGAATTGGCCGCCAATGCCAGTGAGGATGTCACACTGTTGATTCCACTTCTCGGATACGGTTCGACAGGGCGGCTTGAGGTGACGCTCGATGGCGACCGGATCGAACTACTCGAAACGCGAATTAACCTCCCCGATGTCCCGTACGAGATGCCGCAACCATCGCTATTGATCATCTCTCGGAACAACATCAACGGGCAAGAATTTACCAAGTTCACCGCGGCTCTGAACACGACGAGTTATTTCAACTCCCCCGATGACTTCGTCAGCCTTCCCCCCGTTTTGCTGCCGACGAATTGGCTCGCTTACAGTGGTTTGGACTATGTTGCGATTCCGTTGCGGGAGCTGTCCGGGTTGGGTAGCGAGGAACGAGCAGCGATCTTGCAGTGGGTTCGAACCGGTGGCCAACTGATCGTCTTCAACATTCAATCCGATCCCGCCACCTCTGAGGAACTCTCGAAACGACTCGAATTACCTGCCGACACTGCCGACGAATGGAAACGGCCGTCGACAGCCACTTGGAAAGATGTGCTGGTCGTTGACGAAACCACAATGCACTCCCACGATCCCGACTCGTTCCAAGAGGCCCTGGAATTCACCAAAGGATCGAAATGGGATCTCAACGAGAATCCGTTTTCCCATCGACCGATGTTGCTCGGGCATATCTTTGCGTTTGCCGGCAATCCGTTTCCGGGCACACCGTCGGATTGGGCTTGGATGGCATCCACACCCGAAGCCCAACAATTCACATGGCCGAACCGTCGGGGCGTCACTCCGCGACGCGAAACCACGAACTTTCTCGAATTCCTGATTCCCGGCGTGTCGTCGGTTCCGGTTTATGCCTTTCTGATTTTGATGACGCTATTCACCATCGTCATCGGTCCCCTGAACTACTTTTTCTTTCGCAGTCGTCGGCAGATTTACATGCTACTGCTGACCATTCCGGGATTGGCGTTTGCCACCAGTCTCACGCTGTTCGCGTATTCGCTGGTTTCCCACGGATTCGATGTGGATAGCCGCGTGCGAAGCCTGATTATGGTCGACCAACGGACCAATCAATCGGTGATTTCCAGTCGGGTCGCCTTGTTCGCAGGGATGGTGCCGTCCAGTGGATTGCGTTTCAGCCCGGAAACGGAAATTGCCTCCGTTTGGCCATCACACGATTCGATGAACGCAGGCCGAGTGATTTGGTCTGGCGAGCAAGTCGTCACCGACGGATTCTTCCGGGCTCACACGCGAACTCAGTTCTATACACTCACACCGATGCCCCAACGAGGGCGATTGGTGATCGAACCGAATTCCGATGGCCGACTCCGCGTAGACAACGGATTCGAATGGGAGATCGAACAACTCATCATCGCCGACGAAACCGGCAAGATGTTTATGGCGAGCGATCTCCAACCCGGTGGCAGCGAATTCGCCGGCGTCGCTGAACAGGAACAACGCCGTGAGTTGGCCAACCGACTCAAAGAGGAACCGCTCGAGATTCCCGAAGGGGCGGTTGTCTCGGGAGGTCGACGCGAATGGCATTATGGTCACTATCAACATAATGCCGAAGTGCTCGTCAACTCGCAGGCCAGCCAAGTCGAAACCCTGATCCGCGGATTTCAAACGCTCGCGGATGCCGACGACGTTTTGCCTCCCAAGACTTATTTAGCGGTTCTCGCAGGTCCTCCAGATGACGATACAATGCAAATCATCACCGGAGTGGAAGACACAACGGTGCAATCGGGCTACTTCTTAATTTATGGTCGGTATTGAGAGTTCCAACGGACGGACAGAAATAAACCATGATTGACCTCAAACGAATTTTGCTACCCACAGATTTCAGTGACACCTCGCTCGCCGCCGCAAACTACGCGATTGCGTTGGCAGAGAAGTTCTCGGCGGAAGTGCATCTCGTGCATGTGATCGAGGAATTGCACACCACGATTCCGCTGTTGGAAACCTACGGGGCTCCCACAAAAGAAGAGTATGAAGCCAAGGCACAGGCCATGCTCGACAATTGGCCGTTGCCTGACGGAGCGGAAAATTTGACGATCGTTCGTCGATTCCATCATGGCAGTCCGTATGTGCAACTCCTGCGAGACGCCCGGGATCACGATATCGACCTCATTGTGATCGGCACGCACGGACGCGGCTTGACGGCTCATCTCCTGATGGGGAACGTGGCCGAACGTGTCGTACGAAAAGCAAGTTGTCCGGTGCTCACGGTTCGGCCGGACGGCCATCAATTCGTGCACCCTGGCCAAGAGTAACGTCAAACCCATCCCTAAACCGGAGACACTCGGCGACCAGCCGATGTGTTTCCTTCTCGCGATTTCTGCACTCTGTCGACCGAATACTGATTTCAAAATCAGGCCGTTCCTTGCGCTCCACGAACGAGAAGAAGCATGGCGTCTACGTCGGACATCAATGAATCCACGGATTCTCGGTTGCCCCTGTTCGGGCGAATTCTGGGATTCCTGTTGTTCGGCTTGGTTTGGTCGCTCCCGGCCGACACCTGGGAACTTTCGCGACCGGCTCAGAATTTGGCCGCCGTCAGTGTGTTGATGGCTGTCTTCTGGTTGACGCAAGCCTTGCCGATGTCCGCAACCGCGCTTGTGCCGTTGGCGATGTTTCCGCTGCTGGGAATTCAATCGGCCACGTTGGTGAGCAAGTCGTACATCGACCGCAACATCTTCTTGTACTTCGGCGGGTTCATCATCGCGATGGGGATTGAACGATGGGGGCTTCATCGTCGAATGGCGTTGCACATTGTCCGGCGAATCGGCACTAGTTCCGCGCGGATTGTGCTCGGGTTCATGTTGGCGACGGCGTTTCTCTCGATGTGGATCAGCAATACCGCATCCAGCCTGCTGATGTTGCCGATCGCGTTGGCTTTGGTGAATTCGCTTGGCGATTTGCCCGCCGAAAATGAAGACGCAGCGAAAACGCGGGATCAGGCAATTAATCGGCTCGTGGTCGTGCTGCTGTTGGGAGTGGCGTATTCGGCGAGCATCGGTGGATTCACGTCGCTCGTGGGTACACCGACGAATCTGACTTTCACACAAATCTTTGAACGCCGCTTCCCCGAGGCTCCAGACATCGCAGCCGGTCAGTGGATGATCGCCGTCGTTCCGGTCGGTGTCGTGATGCTGGCAATTTGCTGGGGGATTCTCACGTTTCGCTTGCCCTCGATCCAAATGCCCGATCAAGGTGGAGCGAATTATTTCGACGATCGTCTGCGAAAACTCGGCCCACCCACACGGGCGGAGAAGTCGATGTTTCTCATCTTCCTGGCTACGGCATTGTTGTGGTTATTCCGCACGGATTTGTCGTTCGCGGGAACCACGCTCGTGCCGGGCTGGGGGAACTGGGTCGAAACCACGTTCCAAACCGCCGAGATTCACGACTCCACCGTTGCACTTGCGATGGCGTTGTTGATGTTCCTGATTCCCGCCCGTCGGAACGAAAACGGACGCACCGAACATCTGATGGACTGGGAAACCGTCGAGAACATGCCCTGGGGAATCTTGATCCTGATCGGCGGCGGTTACGCATTGGCGGGGGCGTTTCAATCGACCGGGTTGTCCGAAGACATCGGCCGAATCTTCGCGAGCCAACTCGCTGGCCAGTCCGCTTGGCTGATCGTGGGCGGCACTTGCTTGCTGCTGACGTTCCTCACAGAATTGACCTCGAACACCGCCACCGTCGCAACCTTGATGCCCGTGTTGGCAGCGACGGCAGTGGCAATCAACATCGATCCGCTACTGATCATGATTCCGGCCACGATCTCGGCGAGTTGTGCGTTCATGCTACCGATCGCGACACCACCCAACGCGATCGTCTTCAGCTCGGGACGCATCTCAATGCGACAGATGGCCCGCTACGGAATCTTGCTCAACCTCGTGGGTGTAGTCGTCATCACCGCGTTCATGTTCTGGATCATCGGGCCGCAATTCAATGTGAAAAGTGACTCACTTCCCGAATGGGCCACCCCATCCGCGAGTGAACTTTCCACCGAGAAACCGTAGAACTTCGTGATCTACTCGCCTTGGTTTCCTTGATCCGTTACGATCGAAGCTTCTGATTGATGAGCGCATCTTTGAACGGAGCGGGGCCTGTCTCGCGGGAAACCGTGATCGCAGAACAATCCGCTCGCACCGCGGATACAGAAGACCGTGATACGGTCATGAGTCGACTATGAATGAACCGAACGATTCGGACGAGATCGTCATCCCGCCCAAACCGAATTTCCGTGAACCCAAATCGGCGGAACAAGACGCCCGCGAGCAGGAAGCCCAAGCCATCAAAGGATTGAGTGCCGCCTATTCCCGGATGCGGCAGGAAATTCGCAAGGTGATTATCGGCCAACAGGACATCGTCGATCAGATGTTGATCGCGTTGTTCTCGCGGGGACATTGTCTGTTAGTCGGTGTGCCGGGATTGGCGAAGACGCTGTTGGTCAGCACAATCGCTCAGATCCTTGAACTCTCATTTCGTCGAATTCAGTTCACACCCGACCTGATGCCGTCGGACATCACCGGGACCGACGTGCTGCAAGACGATCCGGAAACCGGCCGGCGAACGTTTCAGTTCATGCAAGGGCCGTTGTTTACGAATGTTCTGTTGGCCGACGAAGTCAACCGAACGCCACCGAAAACGCAAGCTGCACTCTTGGAAGCGATGCAGGAACGACACGTGACCGTCGGAGCGCACACGTATCGGCTGCCAGCTCCGTTCTTTGTGCTCGCCACACAAAACCCGATCGAGCAAGAAGGTACGTATCCGCTCCCGGAAGCCCAACTCGACCGGTTCATGTTCAACGTGGTGGTGAAATATCCAACGGCGGCCGAGGAACTTCGCATCCTCAAGAGCACCACCGGCAACGAGAAACCAAAACTCGAAACCGCGTTGACGGGGTCACAGATTCTGGCGCTTCAGGAAGTGGTTCGACGGGTCCCGGTTTCGGAGCACGTCTTCATCTACGCCCGAGACTTGGTGCGAGCCACCCGCCCGAACGAACCGGAGGCCCCCAAGTTCATCCGTGAGTACATTTCCTGGGGAGCCGGTCCGCGAGCTGGTCAAAACTTGATTCTCGGTGCGAAAGCTCGCGCGATTCTCGAAGGGCGATTCGCCGTCAGCACCGGCGACATCGCTGCCGTCGCTCACCCGGTCTTGCGTCACCGGATCGTAACCACATTCCAAGCCGATAGTGAAAACATCTCCGCCGATGATGTGATCTCAATGCTGCTCGACAAGATTCACGTCCCACTGCAAGAAAAAGCCCAGAAGATGCGACGCGGATGAAATCGTTGTCGATAGATGGTGAGTGACAACCACAAGCAACAGACAACCAATAAATATGCTCGCCTTCAAATGCTGGATCTGTGGTCAACCAGTTGATCTCTCGCAAATCAACGTGATGGCGGCCTACGAACGCTACTTGATTTTGACCTTCCTGCTCAGTTTGCTGATGCGGTTTCAACAACACCGCACGAACCTGAGTTTCGCTTGGCAGTTTCCGCAGCGATGGCCAAGTGTGCTGGAAGTCGTCAAAGCTCACAAGGGAATCTTTCTGACTTGGACAACCTTGCTCCCCGTGGGGGTGACGCTTTCAGTATTGCTGGCTCACAGTTTGTGTTACCGCCTCATCTGGCAAGCCGCTGATGTTACCCCGACCACACTCGGCAACGAGTGGTATTTGTTACCGTTCTTGGTGTTGGTATGTCTGACGATGCTTGCACTCGACGTGCACGCATTGTTTTCCGCGGCACAAACCGACTTCGATGAAATCGAGACGGCCCTTAGTCGTGGCGAATACGTGCTTTCGTCTCGGGCGATGGTGGCTCTGCGGGTGGGATCGTTCGGGCTGTTCAGTCCGAAGCAGTACATCGAAAACCGAATCGAAGAAAGTCTGCAAGCGGTACGGTTGGTGTTGCTGACGCAGCTACGTCGCTGGTCGTTTCACACCTCCGTGCGGATCGCGTTTGGCTTTCTGTTATGGTTCGCCTACGCGTTGATCAACGGATTCATTTCGATCGGCATGTATTGGGTGAACGCCGCGTTTATTCTGTTCGGCTTAGGGTGTGCCTACTGGTGGGCACGACAACCGGTGACGACGGAAGACCTCGAAGCGGAATCAGAGACTGCGTAGGAATTCCAGCAGAGCCGCCAAGTCCTTGGGTTTGATTTCAGTCCCGAGCGGATGGCGATGCTCTTTGAAGACGGCTTCCAATGATGTGGCCGAGTTATCATGGAAGAACCGCTGACGCTGACTGACTCCCAAGAGCGACGGCGGATTGTACTCGTGTCCGCCGCGACCGTCGTCGATCCCCACATCCACAACCTTGCGGGATGTATACGTCGGCGGGCGATGACACTCCACACACCCCTCAACCGCAAACACTTGCCGACCTTTCTCGATTGCCGCCGCATCCAAAGTTCCCCGCGCGACATTCAACCCCGGTGGCGGTTGCAACGTATTCATGTAATCGACGAGTGCTTCCACGTCGGCATGATTTAACTCATCGCCTTGCATTGTTTGGGTGACGGATTTCTGCACCTGCTGCGAGAGCGTTTCCGATGTGCCGTTCCAAGCCCAAGGCGACGAATGAGCCGCCCCTAACAGTGACAATACACGTTTCGGAGCCCCGGTCGATCCGTCCCCGAAATTGTCGTTGAGCCGATCCGTCGTGTGCCCGCCGGGATGACAACTCTGACAACTGAACCAACTATCGAGTGACAACTTCGCCGAGTGAAACAGTTCTTCACCACGCTCCCACGAAGCACGTTCAACCGGCGGACCGAGCGGAATTGTGGTCGCGATGCGTTTGGAATTGAGGTCCAAAACGGAAATGGTGTCGTCAGAGGTATTTGCAATGTAAACGGTTTTCTGATCGGGACTGGCCGCCAGTTTGGTGGGGCGTCGTCCAACGGTTTTTCGCTCGAAGGGCAAGCGTTCGTTGCCGCGAACCGCGATTTCGTTGACGCCGGAAACCGCCAATACGGTTTCGCCACTGGGGAGAATCAGCACATCGCCCGGATCACCGGTGCCATCACCAGGACTGCCCAGTGAATACGCTCCATAGTATTCTCCGGTATCGGGGTATTCGTCATCAGACGGTTCCAACAACGATGCCACGGTTCGCGACCGCAGCACATTCTGCATCACGCTGCCCCAGAAAATGTGGTCGTAGGTTGTTGCCCGATTCGAGTTCAACACCTGATGAGCCACAAACACGTTCTCGCCGTCGGCACTCAGACTCAAGCCGCGAATATTCGTCGCGGGAATCTCATGTTGAGAGACCAAGGATTTCTTTTCCGAATCGACAACCGCGAGCGTTCCT from Thalassoroseus pseudoceratinae carries:
- a CDS encoding family 16 glycoside hydrolase is translated as MRLCCSLLVLLVTSTSLAAEDDGFRPLFDGKTLAGWEGDEKTFRVADGKIVAGTLDERIPRNEFLCTKKNFEDFELRLEAKLVGEGKNAGVQFRSQRIHGHHEVVGYQCDIGFTPNECIWGALYDESRRRKFLALGEQKPLLKKLKSDGWNELVIRCEGPRIQIWVNGVQTVDYTEDDKAIPLTGKIALQIHGGAPAEASYRNIRIKPLKKADPKTSFAPPAQLRRPAGLVAMQNVLLVANERTGTVSVIDAASRSVVNEVPVGKRLSDLTPLNDEFCLVVDRDEHAVKVLRVDGRNVSIASQATVAQYPVSAIVADDGETIAVSSLWSRRITFLHIDREPTLQLKPLGMVDLEFAPQELLWLPIENRLLVADAFRGTLAVVDSEKKSLVSQHEIPATNIRGLSLSADGENVFVAHQVLNSNRATTYDHIFWGSVMQNVLRSRTVASLLEPSDDEYPDTGEYYGAYSLGSPGDGTGDPGDVLILPSGETVLAVSGVNEIAVRGNERLPFERKTVGRRPTKLAASPDQKTVYIANTSDDTISVLDLNSKRIATTIPLGPPVERASWERGEELFHSAKLSLDSWFSCQSCHPGGHTTDRLNDNFGDGSTGAPKRVLSLLGAAHSSPWAWNGTSETLSQQVQKSVTQTMQGDELNHADVEALVDYMNTLQPPPGLNVARGTLDAAAIEKGRQVFAVEGCVECHRPPTYTSRKVVDVGIDDGRGGHEYNPPSLLGVSQRQRFFHDNSATSLEAVFKEHRHPLGTEIKPKDLAALLEFLRSL